A window of the Streptomyces sp. Ag109_O5-10 genome harbors these coding sequences:
- a CDS encoding TerD family protein, giving the protein MAREFQRGHKARISDLTAGTDLYVGVQISGPGLTFDISCFGLDADERLSDDRYFVFFNQPKSPEESIQLLGTQAGDTESFRVTLDRIPPRIQKLAFTATIDGAGQMSQIAPGYIRIVAGGEEVARYSFNGSEFSTERAVMLGDFYLKDVWRFAAVGQGFDGGLEALLKNFGGEVLEEEAPAAPEPQQPQTGSAPGFAPPAFGVPPAPAPAPAPAPPPAPAPQGFTPPPAPGPAPASHVHHAPTVIAPLTPQAPGMVPPPSPAPAPYGQPPAPPGYGQPPAPPQTPGPPPGYPQPPQAPTPPPGYGRQPSFGQVPGQQGYAVPQGAPQGGAGVGAALQKFKETPTGQRWTLQNSKLVRVDLGMGGQPVLARQGSMVLYQGKVDFSYKGAGFAGRIVGNATGQEMQLMRCTGHGQVFLAENSAHLHPIELQGDAICVSAESVLAFDESLQYEVRRIEGHGIPGGALFTMQFQGTGTIVVKTHGTPVVLPVTPTTFADCNAVVAWSAASQVIVSSQVRMRRNAYPGDTGESVNLQFRGAPGNFIVVQPYEV; this is encoded by the coding sequence ATGGCCAGGGAATTCCAACGCGGCCACAAGGCCAGGATCAGCGACCTCACGGCCGGTACCGATCTGTACGTAGGCGTGCAGATCTCCGGTCCCGGGCTGACGTTCGACATCAGCTGCTTCGGCCTCGACGCCGACGAACGGCTGTCGGACGACCGCTACTTCGTCTTCTTCAACCAGCCGAAGTCACCCGAGGAGTCCATCCAGCTGCTGGGTACGCAGGCGGGTGACACGGAGTCCTTCCGGGTCACGCTGGACCGGATCCCTCCGCGGATCCAGAAGCTGGCGTTCACGGCGACCATCGACGGCGCCGGGCAGATGTCGCAGATCGCGCCCGGGTACATCCGGATCGTCGCGGGCGGCGAGGAGGTGGCCCGGTACTCCTTCAACGGCTCGGAGTTCTCCACCGAGCGCGCCGTGATGCTGGGCGACTTCTACCTGAAGGACGTGTGGCGCTTCGCCGCCGTCGGCCAGGGCTTCGACGGCGGCCTGGAGGCGCTGCTGAAGAACTTCGGCGGCGAGGTGCTGGAGGAGGAGGCGCCCGCCGCGCCGGAACCGCAGCAGCCGCAGACCGGGTCCGCGCCCGGCTTCGCGCCGCCCGCGTTCGGCGTTCCGCCCGCGCCCGCGCCGGCTCCCGCGCCGGCCCCGCCGCCCGCACCCGCCCCCCAGGGCTTCACCCCGCCGCCTGCGCCCGGTCCGGCGCCGGCTTCGCATGTGCACCATGCGCCCACGGTCATCGCCCCGTTGACCCCGCAGGCGCCCGGCATGGTGCCGCCCCCGTCCCCGGCGCCCGCGCCCTACGGCCAGCCGCCCGCCCCGCCCGGCTACGGCCAGCCCCCGGCGCCCCCGCAGACCCCGGGCCCGCCGCCCGGATACCCGCAGCCGCCCCAGGCCCCGACCCCGCCCCCGGGCTACGGCCGGCAGCCGTCGTTCGGACAGGTCCCCGGGCAGCAGGGCTATGCGGTCCCGCAGGGAGCTCCCCAGGGCGGTGCCGGTGTCGGTGCCGCGCTCCAGAAGTTCAAGGAGACGCCCACCGGGCAGCGCTGGACCCTGCAGAACAGCAAGCTCGTCCGCGTCGACCTCGGGATGGGCGGGCAGCCGGTGCTGGCCCGGCAGGGCAGCATGGTGCTCTACCAGGGCAAGGTCGACTTCAGCTACAAGGGCGCCGGGTTCGCCGGCCGGATCGTGGGCAACGCCACCGGCCAGGAGATGCAGCTGATGCGCTGCACCGGCCACGGCCAGGTGTTCCTCGCGGAGAACTCCGCGCACCTGCACCCCATCGAGCTCCAGGGCGACGCGATCTGCGTCTCCGCCGAGAGCGTCCTCGCCTTCGACGAAAGCCTCCAGTACGAGGTCCGCCGGATCGAGGGGCACGGCATCCCCGGCGGCGCGCTGTTCACGATGCAGTTCCAGGGCACCGGCACCATCGTCGTCAAGACGCACGGCACGCCCGTCGTGCTGCCCGTGACGCCGACGACGTTCGCCGACTGCAACGCCGTGGTCGCCTGGTCCGCGGCCTCCCAGGTGATCGTCTCCAGCCAGGTGCGGATGCGGCGCAACGCCTACCCGGGCGACACCGGGGAGAGCGTCAACCTGCAGTTCCGGGGTGCGCCCGGCAACTTCATCGTCGTCCAGCCGTACGAGGTCTGA
- a CDS encoding M48 family metallopeptidase: MPADPLHRAGKPQRSTTSQPPSGLGASAIEVRRSARRRRTVSAYREGDRTVVLIPARMSEAEEKRWVTVMLNKLAAQESKRVLGDAELAERADWLSAQYFGGRARPASVRWVTNQNTRWGSCTPSEGSIRLSHRLQGMPEYVVDYVLCHELAHLLVPGHGPRFWRLLEAYPRTERARGYLEGVVAAGRLPHLPGARDE, translated from the coding sequence GTGCCCGCCGACCCACTGCACCGCGCCGGAAAGCCACAGCGCAGCACGACGAGCCAGCCGCCCAGCGGCTTGGGGGCGAGCGCGATCGAGGTTCGCAGGAGTGCCCGGCGCCGCCGGACCGTTTCCGCGTACCGCGAGGGCGATCGCACCGTCGTGCTGATCCCCGCCCGGATGTCCGAGGCGGAGGAGAAACGCTGGGTGACCGTCATGCTCAACAAACTCGCCGCCCAGGAGAGCAAGCGAGTGCTGGGCGACGCCGAACTGGCCGAGCGCGCCGACTGGCTGTCGGCCCAGTACTTCGGCGGCCGGGCCCGCCCCGCCTCGGTGCGCTGGGTCACCAACCAGAACACCCGCTGGGGCTCGTGCACCCCCTCCGAGGGCAGCATCCGGCTCTCGCACCGCCTCCAGGGCATGCCCGAGTACGTCGTCGACTACGTCCTCTGCCATGAACTGGCGCATCTGCTGGTGCCGGGGCACGGGCCCCGGTTCTGGCGGCTGCTTGAGGCCTACCCGCGGACCGAGCGCGCCCGCGGCTACCTCGAAGGGGTGGTCGCGGCGGGCCGGCTGCCCCACCTGCCCGGTGCGCGCGATGAGTGA
- a CDS encoding TOMM precursor leader peptide-binding protein, whose translation MHPLVKPALRRGWRDLNTVQFGMTPAHAMTLGPMDTATGSFLDLLDGARGLGLLREEGRRMDLPDGHVDALVDRLSRAGLVDDAQGGGPTAQALREKKEVLERLGPDLASLSLITPEPGGAIGRLAARRALRVQVQGAGRVGVTLAALLSGAGVGEVDVRDVGRVQPWDVAPGGLPAEAVGERRTEAARRVVRRASPDRPPRRPDPAAAEPGLALVIIAPRDDVLVHAPDARAAEPLVAAGTPHLYTGVVEGTGVVGPLVLPGGTGCARCLHEHRTDRDPAWPRLVAQWRSGQARRMGACDQTLAAAVAGLAAAHALAFLDGESPAAEGARWEASVPVLHWHARPVWPHPACPCGAAEKAKGEHSSTNGDPHATMVGQRPSAQRREHADAARPTGTWRAHV comes from the coding sequence ATGCATCCGTTGGTGAAGCCCGCGCTGCGGCGCGGCTGGCGCGACCTCAACACCGTGCAGTTCGGGATGACTCCCGCGCACGCGATGACACTGGGGCCGATGGACACCGCGACCGGGAGCTTCCTCGACCTGCTCGACGGCGCCCGCGGGCTTGGGCTGCTACGGGAGGAGGGGCGCCGCATGGACCTGCCGGACGGCCATGTCGACGCGCTCGTGGACCGGCTGTCCCGGGCCGGGCTCGTCGACGACGCACAGGGCGGCGGGCCCACGGCGCAGGCGTTGCGGGAGAAGAAGGAGGTGCTGGAGCGGCTGGGCCCCGATCTCGCCTCGCTCTCCCTGATCACTCCGGAGCCGGGCGGCGCGATCGGCCGGCTGGCGGCCCGCCGGGCACTGCGGGTGCAGGTGCAGGGCGCGGGCCGGGTCGGTGTCACGCTGGCCGCGTTGCTCTCGGGCGCGGGCGTCGGCGAGGTCGACGTACGGGACGTGGGCCGGGTCCAGCCGTGGGACGTGGCGCCGGGCGGGCTCCCGGCGGAGGCGGTCGGCGAGCGCCGTACCGAGGCCGCGCGTCGAGTCGTCCGCAGGGCGTCCCCGGACCGGCCGCCTCGCCGCCCCGACCCGGCCGCGGCGGAGCCCGGCCTGGCACTGGTGATCATCGCCCCGCGCGACGACGTCCTGGTGCACGCCCCGGACGCGCGCGCCGCCGAGCCGCTCGTGGCCGCCGGGACCCCGCACCTCTACACGGGTGTCGTGGAGGGCACCGGCGTGGTCGGCCCCCTCGTCCTGCCCGGTGGGACGGGCTGCGCCCGTTGTCTGCACGAGCACCGCACGGACCGGGACCCGGCCTGGCCGCGCCTGGTCGCCCAGTGGCGGTCCGGACAGGCCCGCCGGATGGGCGCCTGCGACCAGACGCTGGCGGCGGCCGTGGCGGGGCTGGCCGCCGCGCACGCCCTGGCCTTCCTCGACGGGGAGTCGCCGGCTGCCGAGGGAGCACGCTGGGAGGCGTCCGTGCCCGTTCTGCACTGGCACGCGCGACCGGTCTGGCCGCATCCGGCATGCCCGTGCGGAGCCGCGGAGAAAGCTAAGGGGGAACACTCCTCAACCAACGGGGATCCACACGCGACAATGGTGGGGCAACGGCCGTCGGCGCAGCGACGAGAGCACGCGGACGCGGCGCGGCCGACTGGGACTTGGAGGGCGCATGTCTGA
- a CDS encoding AarF/ABC1/UbiB kinase family protein yields MSDLPRKAVTRTAKLAALPLGFAGRATWGLGKRIVGESAEIVGRELQQRTAEQLFKVLGELKGGAMKFGQALSVFESALPEEVAGPYRAALTKLQDAAPPMPTRTMHAVLTERLGEDWRELFLEFDDRPSAAASIGQVHRAVWRDGRAVAVKVQYPGAGEALLSDLGQLSRFARLLGPLIPGMDIKPLIAELRDRVSEELDYSLEARAQAAHAEEFAGDPDVVVPGVVHQCDQVLVTEWIDGIPLSEIISEGTREQRDRAGQLLARFLFSGPARTGLLHADPHPGNFRLLPGGPEDEEEWRLGVLDFGTVDRLPGGLPSPIGDSLRMTLDNDAEAVYELLCAEGFVKESIELDPDAVLDYLLPIIEPAQVDEFTFTRNWMRSQAARIADPRNPAHQLGKQLNLPPAYLLIHRVTLSTIGVLCQLGATVRLREELEAWLPGFVPEEQTEAAVEAQ; encoded by the coding sequence ATGTCTGATCTTCCCCGGAAGGCGGTCACCCGGACCGCCAAACTCGCCGCGCTCCCGCTCGGCTTCGCCGGCCGGGCGACCTGGGGCCTGGGCAAGCGCATCGTGGGCGAGTCCGCGGAGATCGTCGGCCGGGAGCTCCAGCAGCGCACGGCGGAGCAGTTGTTCAAGGTCCTGGGCGAGTTGAAGGGAGGGGCGATGAAGTTCGGGCAGGCGCTGTCCGTCTTCGAGTCAGCCCTCCCGGAGGAGGTCGCCGGGCCCTACCGGGCGGCCCTCACCAAGCTCCAGGACGCCGCCCCGCCGATGCCGACCCGCACCATGCACGCGGTGCTCACCGAACGCCTCGGGGAGGACTGGCGGGAGCTGTTCCTGGAGTTCGACGACAGGCCCTCGGCGGCGGCCTCGATCGGGCAGGTGCACCGGGCCGTGTGGCGGGACGGCCGGGCGGTGGCGGTCAAGGTGCAGTACCCGGGTGCCGGCGAGGCCCTGCTCTCCGATCTCGGACAACTGAGCCGTTTCGCCCGCCTGTTGGGTCCGCTGATCCCGGGTATGGACATCAAGCCGCTGATCGCGGAGCTGCGTGACCGGGTCTCCGAGGAACTGGACTACTCGCTGGAGGCGCGGGCCCAGGCGGCGCACGCGGAGGAGTTCGCGGGCGACCCCGACGTGGTGGTGCCGGGGGTGGTGCACCAGTGCGACCAGGTGCTGGTCACGGAGTGGATCGACGGAATACCGCTCTCCGAGATCATCTCGGAGGGTACCCGGGAGCAGCGCGACCGGGCCGGTCAGCTCCTCGCCCGCTTCCTGTTCTCGGGACCCGCCCGCACCGGCCTGCTGCACGCCGACCCGCACCCCGGCAATTTCCGCCTGCTGCCCGGCGGGCCGGAGGACGAGGAGGAGTGGCGGCTCGGCGTACTGGACTTCGGCACCGTCGACCGGCTCCCCGGCGGACTGCCCAGCCCGATCGGCGACTCGCTGCGGATGACGCTGGACAACGACGCCGAGGCGGTCTACGAGCTGCTGTGCGCGGAGGGGTTCGTCAAGGAGTCCATAGAGCTGGACCCCGACGCCGTCCTGGACTACCTGCTGCCGATCATCGAACCGGCCCAGGTCGACGAGTTCACCTTCACCCGCAACTGGATGCGCAGCCAGGCCGCCCGCATCGCCGACCCCCGCAACCCCGCCCACCAGCTGGGCAAGCAGCTCAACCTGCCGCCGGCCTACCTCCTGATACACCGGGTGACCCTGAGCACCATCGGCGTGCTGTGCCAGCTGGGCGCGACGGTGCGGCTGCGGGAGGAACTGGAGGCCTGGCTGCCCGGGTTCGTGCCCGAGGAGCAGACCGAGGCCGCCGTGGAGGCGCAGTAG
- a CDS encoding WhiB family transcriptional regulator has protein sequence MQLEAHAPSVPPSETIPPPGLTEDSTLIPLTALTALDDAIENLGVPVPCRSYDPEVFFAESPADVEYAKSLCRTCPLIEACLAGAKERREPWGVWGGELFVQGVVVARKRPRGRPRKNPVTA, from the coding sequence GTGCAACTCGAAGCGCACGCCCCGTCCGTACCGCCTTCCGAAACGATCCCCCCGCCCGGCCTCACGGAGGACTCCACCTTGATCCCGCTCACCGCGCTCACCGCGCTCGACGACGCCATCGAGAACCTCGGCGTACCCGTCCCCTGCCGCTCCTACGACCCGGAGGTCTTCTTCGCCGAGTCGCCGGCGGACGTCGAGTACGCCAAGTCCCTCTGCCGCACCTGCCCGCTGATCGAGGCCTGCCTCGCCGGGGCCAAGGAGCGGCGTGAGCCCTGGGGCGTCTGGGGTGGCGAGCTGTTCGTCCAGGGCGTCGTCGTCGCCCGGAAGCGGCCGCGTGGCCGCCCGCGCAAGAACCCGGTCACGGCATGA
- a CDS encoding ATP-dependent DNA helicase UvrD2, translating into MTAATHSSLFPPVPDSADAVLEGLDPEQRAVATALHGPVCVLAGAGTGKTRAITHRIAYGVRAGILQPSSVLAVTFTNRAAGEMRGRLRQLGAQGVQARTFHSAALRQLQFFWPKAIGGSLPRLVDRKIQLVADAAAACRVRLDRGELRDVTAEIEWSKVTQTVPADYPVAAVQTGREAPRDPAEIAQIYSVYEDLKRDRTVIDFEDVLLLTVGILQDRHDIADQVRAQYQHFVVDEYQDVSPLQQRLLELWLGDRDSLCVVGDASQTIYSFTGATPDHLLDFRTRHPGATVVKLVRDYRSTPQVVHLANGLLAQARGRAADHRLELISQRPAGPEPVYTEYTDEPAEAEGAARRIRELVDAGVPAAEIAILFRTNSQSETYEQALADAGVPYQLRGAERFFDRPEVRKAGVALRAAARFGGNDALLDDTVDLPSQVRAVLSGEGWTTAPPAGSGAVRERWESLAALVNLAHDVAAARPAATLADFVAELDERANAQHAPTVQGVTLASLHSAKGLEWDVVFLVGVAEGMMPITYAKTDEQIEEERRLLYVGVTRARERLHVSWSLSRTPGGRPGRRPSHFLDGLRPGSTGTVGRGGGAGGGGVERGFTGGPAAAPRRTQRSPARCRVCGRTLNDAGEMKLMRCDGCPSDMDEGLYERLREWRADQARLSGQPAFCVFTDRTLMAIAESAPDDDRELARIPGVGMRKLNRYGADVLAICAGQAPGGEEVGD; encoded by the coding sequence GTGACAGCAGCAACGCACTCCTCCCTCTTCCCGCCGGTACCGGACTCTGCCGACGCGGTGCTCGAAGGGCTCGACCCCGAGCAGCGCGCGGTGGCGACCGCCCTGCACGGTCCGGTGTGCGTGCTGGCCGGGGCCGGTACCGGCAAGACCCGGGCGATCACCCACCGGATCGCCTACGGGGTGCGGGCCGGCATCCTCCAGCCGTCCAGCGTGCTCGCCGTCACCTTCACCAACCGCGCCGCCGGGGAGATGCGCGGCCGGCTCCGCCAGCTCGGTGCCCAGGGCGTGCAGGCCCGCACCTTCCACTCGGCCGCGCTGCGCCAGCTCCAGTTCTTCTGGCCGAAAGCGATCGGCGGTTCCCTGCCCCGGCTCGTCGACCGCAAGATCCAGCTCGTCGCCGACGCGGCCGCCGCCTGCCGTGTCCGCCTCGACCGGGGCGAGCTGCGGGACGTGACCGCTGAGATCGAGTGGTCCAAGGTCACCCAGACCGTCCCCGCCGACTACCCCGTGGCAGCCGTGCAGACCGGCCGGGAGGCTCCGCGCGACCCCGCCGAGATCGCCCAGATCTACTCGGTCTACGAGGACCTCAAGCGCGACCGCACGGTCATCGACTTCGAGGACGTCCTGCTGCTGACCGTGGGCATCCTGCAGGACCGGCACGACATCGCCGACCAGGTGCGTGCCCAGTACCAGCACTTCGTCGTCGACGAGTACCAGGACGTCAGCCCGCTCCAGCAGCGGCTGCTGGAGCTGTGGCTCGGCGACCGCGACAGCCTGTGCGTCGTCGGCGACGCCAGCCAGACCATCTACTCGTTCACGGGAGCAACCCCCGACCACCTGCTCGACTTCCGCACCCGCCACCCCGGGGCGACCGTGGTCAAGCTGGTCCGTGACTACCGCTCCACACCTCAGGTCGTCCACCTCGCCAACGGGCTGCTGGCCCAGGCCCGCGGCCGGGCCGCCGACCACCGCCTGGAGCTGATCTCCCAGCGACCCGCCGGACCCGAGCCGGTCTACACCGAGTACACCGACGAGCCCGCCGAGGCCGAGGGCGCCGCGCGCCGCATCCGGGAACTGGTCGACGCCGGGGTCCCGGCCGCCGAGATCGCCATCCTCTTCCGGACCAACTCCCAGTCCGAGACCTACGAGCAGGCCCTCGCCGATGCCGGGGTGCCCTACCAGCTGCGCGGCGCCGAGCGGTTCTTCGACCGGCCCGAGGTGCGCAAGGCGGGCGTGGCCCTGCGCGCCGCGGCCCGCTTCGGCGGCAATGACGCGCTGCTCGACGACACCGTGGACCTGCCCTCCCAGGTGCGCGCCGTCCTCTCCGGAGAGGGCTGGACCACCGCGCCACCGGCCGGCTCCGGCGCGGTCCGGGAGCGCTGGGAGTCGCTGGCCGCCCTGGTCAACCTCGCCCACGACGTCGCCGCCGCCCGGCCCGCGGCCACCCTCGCCGACTTCGTCGCCGAACTCGACGAGCGGGCGAACGCCCAGCACGCCCCGACCGTCCAGGGCGTCACCCTCGCCTCCCTGCACTCGGCGAAGGGCCTGGAGTGGGACGTGGTCTTCCTGGTCGGCGTCGCCGAGGGCATGATGCCGATCACCTACGCCAAGACCGACGAACAGATCGAGGAGGAACGCCGCCTCCTCTACGTCGGCGTGACCCGCGCCAGGGAGCGGCTCCACGTCTCCTGGTCGCTCTCCCGCACCCCCGGCGGCAGACCCGGCCGCAGGCCCAGCCACTTCCTGGACGGGCTGCGCCCCGGCTCGACGGGCACCGTCGGCCGCGGTGGCGGTGCGGGCGGCGGAGGTGTCGAACGCGGCTTCACCGGCGGCCCAGCGGCCGCGCCCCGGCGCACCCAGCGCAGCCCCGCCCGTTGCCGGGTCTGCGGACGCACGCTGAACGACGCCGGCGAGATGAAGCTGATGCGCTGCGACGGCTGCCCGTCCGACATGGACGAGGGCCTCTACGAGCGGCTGCGTGAATGGCGTGCCGACCAGGCCCGGCTCAGCGGCCAGCCCGCCTTCTGCGTCTTCACCGACAGGACGTTGATGGCCATCGCCGAGAGCGCTCCGGACGACGACCGGGAGTTGGCCCGCATCCCCGGTGTCGGCATGCGCAAGCTCAACCGCTACGGCGCCGATGTCCTGGCCATCTGCGCAGGCCAGGCGCCCGGGGGAGAAGAAGTGGGGGACTGA
- a CDS encoding mycoredoxin has protein sequence MQGTVTMYSTTWCGYCRRLKSQLDREGIAYTEINIEQDPESAAFVEKANGGNQTVPTVLFADGSTLTNPSLAQVKQKISA, from the coding sequence ATGCAGGGCACTGTGACGATGTACAGCACCACGTGGTGCGGCTACTGCCGCCGGCTGAAGAGCCAGCTGGACCGCGAGGGCATCGCGTACACCGAGATCAACATCGAGCAGGACCCGGAGTCGGCCGCATTCGTGGAAAAGGCGAATGGCGGAAACCAGACGGTCCCCACGGTGCTCTTCGCCGACGGCTCGACGCTGACGAACCCTTCGCTGGCCCAGGTGAAGCAGAAGATCAGCGCGTAG
- a CDS encoding bifunctional 2-polyprenyl-6-hydroxyphenol methylase/3-demethylubiquinol 3-O-methyltransferase UbiG, translating into MTAEEYWNHNVHYHPVVLDAVPDGCRAALDVGCGDGLLAAKLATRAESVTGVDRSAEMIRRAQKRDAGNVAFLEGDYLDGALLDAGSYDFVSAVAVIHHAPFDDAIERLVELLAPGGRLVVVGMACDRTLLDWVVSGCGVPASRLNARLRGGKRAPSDMPVEDPIMNWGEVRRATAHVLPGRRYRRRLLWRYTLVWDKPDGTREGGP; encoded by the coding sequence ATGACCGCCGAGGAGTACTGGAACCACAACGTCCACTACCATCCCGTGGTCCTGGACGCGGTACCGGACGGCTGCCGCGCCGCCCTGGACGTCGGCTGCGGCGACGGCCTGCTCGCCGCCAAGCTCGCGACCAGGGCGGAGTCGGTGACCGGCGTGGACCGGTCGGCGGAGATGATCAGGCGGGCGCAGAAGCGGGACGCCGGGAACGTCGCCTTCCTGGAAGGCGACTACCTCGACGGTGCTCTCCTCGACGCGGGGAGTTACGACTTCGTGAGCGCGGTCGCCGTCATCCACCACGCGCCGTTCGACGACGCGATCGAACGGCTGGTGGAACTGCTCGCGCCCGGCGGCCGGCTGGTCGTCGTCGGTATGGCCTGCGACCGCACTCTCCTGGACTGGGTGGTCAGCGGCTGCGGGGTCCCGGCGAGCCGGCTGAACGCGCGCCTGCGCGGCGGCAAGCGGGCTCCGTCCGACATGCCCGTCGAGGACCCGATCATGAACTGGGGCGAGGTACGGCGGGCTACCGCACACGTGCTGCCCGGCCGCAGGTACCGGCGCCGGCTGCTGTGGCGCTACACCCTGGTGTGGGACAAGCCGGACGGAACGCGCGAGGGCGGTCCCTGA
- the nudC gene encoding NAD(+) diphosphatase, translating to MTTWTDHTADRPISLTAPSGIDRAAHHRLDEAWLAAAWSHPDTRCFVVSGGQVLIDETPEGRTELVMTPSFEAPLTEAHRYFLGTDEDGVSYFALQKDALPGRIDQSARPAGLREAGLLLSPRDTGLMVHAVGLENWQRTHRFCSRCGERTVIAAAGHIRRCPACGAEHYPRTDPAVIMAVTDEDDRILLGRQVHWPEGRFSTLAGFVEPGESIEQAVRREVFEEAGITVGPVEYVASQPWPFPSSLMLGFMARATTTEVNVDGDEIHEARWFSRDELRAAFDSGDVLPPYGISIAARLIEMWYGKPLPTRSFV from the coding sequence GTGACCACCTGGACCGACCACACAGCCGACCGACCCATCTCGCTCACCGCCCCGAGCGGCATCGACCGCGCCGCCCACCACCGGCTCGACGAAGCCTGGCTCGCGGCGGCGTGGAGCCACCCCGACACCCGCTGCTTCGTGGTCTCCGGCGGCCAGGTCCTCATCGACGAGACGCCCGAGGGCCGCACCGAACTCGTCATGACGCCCTCCTTCGAAGCCCCCCTCACCGAGGCGCACCGCTACTTCCTGGGCACCGACGAGGACGGCGTCAGCTACTTCGCCCTCCAGAAGGACGCCCTGCCCGGCCGCATCGACCAGTCGGCGCGCCCGGCCGGCCTGCGCGAGGCCGGACTGCTGCTGTCCCCGCGGGACACCGGCCTGATGGTGCACGCGGTCGGCCTGGAGAACTGGCAGCGCACCCACCGCTTCTGCTCCCGCTGCGGCGAGCGCACGGTCATCGCAGCCGCCGGCCACATCCGCCGCTGCCCCGCCTGCGGCGCCGAGCACTACCCGCGCACCGACCCCGCCGTGATCATGGCCGTCACCGACGAGGACGACCGCATCCTGCTCGGCCGCCAGGTCCACTGGCCCGAGGGCCGCTTCTCCACGCTCGCCGGTTTCGTGGAGCCCGGCGAGTCCATCGAGCAGGCGGTGCGCCGCGAGGTCTTCGAGGAGGCCGGGATCACCGTCGGCCCGGTCGAGTACGTCGCCAGCCAGCCCTGGCCGTTCCCGTCCAGCCTGATGCTCGGCTTCATGGCCCGCGCCACCACGACCGAGGTCAACGTCGACGGCGACGAGATCCACGAGGCCCGCTGGTTCTCCCGCGACGAACTGCGCGCGGCCTTCGACTCCGGCGACGTCCTGCCGCCGTACGGCATCTCCATCGCGGCCCGCCTGATCGAGATGTGGTACGGCAAGCCGCTGCCGACGAGGAGCTTCGTCTGA
- a CDS encoding dipeptidase — protein sequence MSQTPDSAVRTYIEQHRAAFLADLAEWLRIPSVSAQPDHAPDVRRSADWLAARLTETGFPTAEVWETPGAPAVFAEWPAGDPDAPTVLVYGHHDVQPAAREDGWDSDPFEPVVRDNRLYARGAADDKGQVFFHTLGVRAHLAATGRTAPAVNLKLLIEGEEESGSPHFRALVEQHAGRLAADAVIVSDTGMWSEDTPTVCTGMRGLAECQIVLHGPDQDIHSGAFGGAVPNPATVAARLVAALHDEHARVAIPGFYDGIVELSDRERRLWTELPFDEESWLREAHSYATEGEAGHTTLERVWARPTAEVNGIGGGYQGPGSKTIIPSCALLKLSFRLVAGQEPEHIEKAVRAWATERIPAGIRAEITFLPATRPCLTPLDHPGLQSLARAMGRAFEQPIRFTRSGGSGPAADLQDVLGAPVLFLGISVPSDGWHAPNEKVELDLLLKGVETSAYLWGDLAENWRHAP from the coding sequence ATGAGCCAGACCCCGGACAGCGCTGTCCGTACGTACATCGAGCAGCATCGCGCCGCCTTCCTCGCCGACCTCGCCGAATGGCTGCGCATCCCCTCCGTGTCGGCCCAGCCCGACCACGCCCCCGATGTACGCCGCAGCGCCGACTGGCTCGCCGCCAGACTGACGGAGACCGGCTTCCCGACCGCCGAGGTCTGGGAGACACCGGGCGCCCCGGCCGTCTTCGCCGAGTGGCCCGCCGGCGACCCGGACGCGCCCACGGTCCTGGTCTACGGCCATCACGACGTCCAGCCCGCCGCCCGCGAGGACGGCTGGGACAGCGACCCCTTCGAACCGGTCGTCCGCGACAACCGGCTCTACGCGCGCGGGGCTGCCGACGACAAGGGCCAGGTGTTCTTTCACACACTCGGCGTCCGCGCCCACCTCGCCGCCACCGGCCGCACCGCGCCCGCCGTCAACCTCAAGCTGCTGATCGAGGGCGAGGAGGAGTCCGGTTCGCCGCACTTCCGGGCCCTGGTCGAGCAGCACGCCGGGCGGCTCGCCGCCGACGCCGTGATCGTCTCCGACACCGGCATGTGGTCCGAGGACACCCCCACCGTGTGCACGGGCATGCGCGGCCTCGCCGAGTGCCAGATCGTCCTGCACGGACCCGACCAGGACATCCATTCCGGTGCCTTCGGCGGTGCCGTCCCCAACCCCGCCACCGTCGCGGCCCGCCTGGTCGCCGCCCTGCACGACGAGCACGCGCGCGTGGCGATCCCCGGCTTCTACGACGGCATCGTCGAGCTCAGCGACCGCGAGCGCCGGCTCTGGACCGAGCTGCCCTTCGACGAGGAGAGCTGGCTGCGCGAAGCGCATTCGTACGCCACCGAGGGCGAGGCCGGGCACACCACCCTGGAGCGGGTCTGGGCCCGCCCCACCGCCGAGGTCAACGGCATCGGCGGCGGCTACCAGGGCCCCGGCAGCAAGACGATCATCCCGTCCTGCGCCCTGCTGAAGCTGTCGTTCCGGCTGGTCGCCGGACAGGAGCCCGAGCACATCGAGAAAGCTGTCCGGGCCTGGGCCACCGAGCGGATCCCCGCCGGGATCCGCGCCGAGATCACCTTCCTGCCGGCCACGCGCCCGTGCCTGACCCCACTCGACCACCCCGGTCTCCAGTCGCTCGCCCGCGCCATGGGCCGGGCCTTCGAGCAACCGATCCGGTTCACCCGATCGGGTGGCTCCGGACCCGCCGCGGACCTCCAGGACGTCCTCGGCGCACCCGTCCTCTTCCTGGGCATCTCCGTCCCCTCCGACGGCTGGCACGCCCCGAACGAGAAGGTCGAACTGGACCTCCTCCTCAAGGGCGTCGAGACCAGCGCCTACCTGTGGGGCGACCTCGCCGAGAACTGGCGCCATGCCCCCTGA